AACATAAACCGCAATTCCATTTCCTAAGTCATAAAAAATAGTAAATCCATCTCCAAACTCTTCTTTTATTTTTCCAATATATATCTCCCTTGAAAAAGGGTTTGATATTTTTTTACTAAGTTCAATTAAATCAAGATAGTTTACTTTCTGAATATTTTCCATAAAATATCCTATTAAAACTTCAAAATCTTATTTCCAAAGCTCAATTTTATTTTTTGTCCAATTTTGAGATTATCATCAAAACTATGAACTAATAAATTTTGATTATTGCTAAGAACAGTAATTTCATAAAAACTTCCATAAAATATAATATCTTTTATAACTCCTTCTCTTTCCGCATTTTCACAAATATTGATATTTTCAGGTCTTATATAAGATTTTTCATCAATTTTTGTAACTTTCCCTAAAAATTTCGCACAATATAAATCAGCTGGATTATTATAAATCTCTTTTGAAGTCCCAACTTGTAAGATATCTCCACCATGCATAATTGCGATTCTATCTGAGAGGAAAAAAGCATCTTCTTTATCGTGAGTGATAAAAAGTGCAGTTATATTTAAACTTTTAATCATCTCTTTTAATTCAGCTCTTAAAATATTTCTTAGTTCAGTATCAATATTACTTAAAGGCTCATCTAAAAGTAAAATTTTTGGTCTATTTATAATTGCTCTTGCTAAAGCAACTCTTTGTTGTTGACCACCACTAAGCTCATGAGGATATTTGTCTTCATGCCCTTTTAGTTTTGTTTTTTCTAAAATATCTTCAAGCTCTTTTTTTGTAGCATTACTTCCAAAAAGTATATTTGAAGCTACATTAATATGTGGAAGTAGGGCATAGTTTTGAAATACAATAGCTACTTCTCTTTGATTTGGTTCAATATCTATATTTTTTGAGAAAACTATTCTATTATCTATTGAAATTTCTCCACTATCAGGTTTTTCTAAACCAGCAATCATTCTTAAAAAAGTAGTTTTTCCACTTCCACTAGTTCCTAAAACTGTAAAAATTTCACCTTCAAACAGATGTAAATTTAGACTATTTGCAACACAAATATCACCTTTACAGAATGTTTTTCTTAAATTTCTTATTTCAACAATTTTTTTCATTTTATCTTTCTTTTTGGTTTAAAATTTAAAAATAATACAGCAATAGCAGTTGAACTAACAAGGATTAAAGATGGAAAACCTGTTTTATAAAGCATCTCATTACTTGCTAATTCATAAACTCTAATTGCTAAAGTATCATAATTAAATGGTCTTAAAATTAAAGTTGCTGGAAGCTCTTTTGCAATATCAATATATAAAATCAGAAATCCACTTATTAAAT
The Aliarcobacter faecis genome window above contains:
- a CDS encoding ABC transporter ATP-binding protein, with translation MKKIVEIRNLRKTFCKGDICVANSLNLHLFEGEIFTVLGTSGSGKTTFLRMIAGLEKPDSGEISIDNRIVFSKNIDIEPNQREVAIVFQNYALLPHINVASNILFGSNATKKELEDILEKTKLKGHEDKYPHELSGGQQQRVALARAIINRPKILLLDEPLSNIDTELRNILRAELKEMIKSLNITALFITHDKEDAFFLSDRIAIMHGGDILQVGTSKEIYNNPADLYCAKFLGKVTKIDEKSYIRPENINICENAEREGVIKDIIFYGSFYEITVLSNNQNLLVHSFDDNLKIGQKIKLSFGNKILKF